Proteins co-encoded in one Opitutus terrae PB90-1 genomic window:
- a CDS encoding UDP-N-acetylglucosamine 1-carboxyvinyltransferase, producing MDLIVNGGSPLSGTITPSGNKNSVLPILCASLLTNAPVRLLNVPAITDVEKLVSFFTEQGSRITWDRAAGAMTIDHGSFDADRLQGELPTGMRSAVLLFAPLLHRMQKLTIPAKAEGCSLGIRELDPHLEILEKLGAKVSSNGTLTLSLKNGFVGARHWPDYMSVTATENFVMAAVLADGESTLINAASEPHVQDLCEVLVAMGAKISGIGTSKLTVTGGKRLRGGTFTINTDYHEVVTFLALGAITGGEVKVRQSLPHHFDLIARAFAKLGVKVEHDGDTAIVRRKQKLVVEEPFTTNLLPKIEAAPWPYFPVDLLPCMIALAVRAKGAMQFWNKVYEGGFTWIPELSKFGAHVVVSDPHRIIVFGDRPLRAATVDAPYIIRAAVGLYMVAASIPGRSVVKNADTIRRAHPNFVENLRSLGADVEWK from the coding sequence ATGGATCTCATCGTCAACGGCGGCTCGCCGCTCTCCGGCACGATCACCCCGTCCGGCAACAAGAATTCGGTGCTGCCGATCCTCTGCGCATCGCTGCTGACCAACGCGCCCGTGCGGCTGCTCAACGTCCCCGCAATCACCGACGTCGAGAAACTGGTCTCGTTCTTCACTGAGCAGGGCTCGCGCATCACGTGGGACCGCGCCGCCGGAGCGATGACGATCGACCATGGCTCGTTCGATGCGGACCGGCTGCAGGGCGAGTTGCCCACCGGCATGCGCTCGGCCGTGCTGCTGTTCGCGCCGCTGCTGCACCGGATGCAGAAGCTGACCATCCCCGCGAAGGCGGAGGGTTGCTCGCTGGGCATTCGCGAGCTCGACCCGCATCTGGAGATCCTGGAGAAACTGGGCGCGAAGGTTTCCTCAAACGGCACGCTCACGCTCAGCCTGAAAAACGGCTTCGTCGGCGCCCGACACTGGCCCGACTACATGTCGGTGACCGCGACAGAAAACTTTGTGATGGCCGCGGTGCTCGCCGACGGCGAGTCGACGCTGATCAACGCCGCCAGCGAGCCGCACGTGCAGGATCTCTGCGAGGTGCTCGTCGCGATGGGTGCGAAGATCTCCGGCATCGGCACGAGCAAGCTCACTGTCACCGGCGGGAAACGGCTGCGCGGCGGCACGTTCACGATCAACACGGACTACCACGAAGTCGTCACCTTCCTAGCCCTTGGCGCGATCACCGGCGGCGAGGTGAAAGTGCGCCAGTCGTTGCCGCACCATTTCGACCTGATCGCACGCGCGTTCGCGAAGCTCGGCGTGAAGGTCGAGCACGACGGCGATACGGCCATCGTGCGCCGTAAGCAGAAGCTCGTCGTCGAGGAGCCGTTCACCACCAACCTGCTGCCGAAGATCGAGGCGGCGCCGTGGCCGTATTTCCCGGTCGACCTGCTGCCGTGCATGATCGCGCTGGCGGTGCGCGCGAAGGGCGCGATGCAATTCTGGAACAAGGTTTACGAGGGCGGCTTCACCTGGATCCCGGAGCTCTCCAAGTTCGGCGCGCACGTCGTCGTGAGCGATCCGCATCGGATCATCGTGTTTGGCGATCGCCCGCTGCGCGCCGCGACCGTCGATGCGCCCTACATCATCCGCGCGGCGGTCGGGCTCTACATGGTCGCGGCGAGCATTCCCGGCCGTTCGGTGGTGAAGAACGCCGACACGATCCGGCGCGCGCATCCGAACTTCGTCGAGAACCTCCGCAGCCTCGGGGCCGACGTGGAGTGGAAATGA